The following are encoded together in the Ictalurus punctatus breed USDA103 chromosome 1, Coco_2.0, whole genome shotgun sequence genome:
- the LOC128634261 gene encoding pentraxin fusion protein isoform X1, whose product MKMKVTVVLLLLLVLASATDLGKVFVFPEESSSAYVQLTPMKPLNLQAFTLCMRVATQIWYKREIILFAYRTQGADELNVWREKNGRLSLYLRSSKDGAFFTLPVLSALPTHLCVTWDSSTGNTAFWVDGRRSMLTIYRHGHNVHPNGAIIIGQDPDSFLGKFDVHQSFVGEITDVHMFDSVLRECQIEQLYAKQYNAPSGNVLNWDFLKYKIHGNVVERYTYQEYSKKVSDTCK is encoded by the exons atgaagatgaaggtgactGTGGTGTTGTTGCTTCTTCTGGTTCTGGCCTCAGCCACTGACT TAGGTAAGGTGTTTGTCTTCCCTGAAGAGTCAAGCTCTGCCTATGTGCAACTCACACCAATGAAACCTCTGAATTTGCAGGCCTTCACACTCTGTATGCGCGTTGCTACTCAAATCTGGTACAAGCGAGAGATCATCCTGTTCGCTTATCGCACTCAAGGGGCTGACGAGCTCAatgtgtggagagaaaaaaatggaagaCTTTCTCTATACTTGAGAAGCAGTAAAGATGGTGCATTCTTTACTCTCCCGGTGCTGTCAGCTTTACCCACTCATCTGTGTGTCACCTGGGATTCGAGCACTGGAAACACCGCATTTTGGGTGGACGGACGCCGCAGCATGCTGACCATCTACAGGCATGGCCATAATGTACATCCAAATGGAGCTATAATTATCGGACAGGATCCTGATTCATTTTTGGGTAAATTTGACGTACATCAGAGCTTTGTGGGTGAAATTACAGATGTACACATGTTTGATAGTGTTCTGAGGGAATGTCAGATTGAGCAGCTGTATGCGAAACAATACAATGCTCCGAGTGGGAACGTGCTCAACTGGGATTTTCTGAAGTACAAAATCCATGGGAATGTTGTTGAGAGGTACACGTACCAGGAATACTCTAAAAAAGTCTCTGACACCTGCAAATGA
- the LOC128634261 gene encoding pentraxin fusion protein isoform X2 — protein sequence MKMKVTVVLLLLLVLASATDCKVFVFPEESSSAYVQLTPMKPLNLQAFTLCMRVATQIWYKREIILFAYRTQGADELNVWREKNGRLSLYLRSSKDGAFFTLPVLSALPTHLCVTWDSSTGNTAFWVDGRRSMLTIYRHGHNVHPNGAIIIGQDPDSFLGKFDVHQSFVGEITDVHMFDSVLRECQIEQLYAKQYNAPSGNVLNWDFLKYKIHGNVVERYTYQEYSKKVSDTCK from the exons atgaagatgaaggtgactGTGGTGTTGTTGCTTCTTCTGGTTCTGGCCTCAGCCACTGACT GTAAGGTGTTTGTCTTCCCTGAAGAGTCAAGCTCTGCCTATGTGCAACTCACACCAATGAAACCTCTGAATTTGCAGGCCTTCACACTCTGTATGCGCGTTGCTACTCAAATCTGGTACAAGCGAGAGATCATCCTGTTCGCTTATCGCACTCAAGGGGCTGACGAGCTCAatgtgtggagagaaaaaaatggaagaCTTTCTCTATACTTGAGAAGCAGTAAAGATGGTGCATTCTTTACTCTCCCGGTGCTGTCAGCTTTACCCACTCATCTGTGTGTCACCTGGGATTCGAGCACTGGAAACACCGCATTTTGGGTGGACGGACGCCGCAGCATGCTGACCATCTACAGGCATGGCCATAATGTACATCCAAATGGAGCTATAATTATCGGACAGGATCCTGATTCATTTTTGGGTAAATTTGACGTACATCAGAGCTTTGTGGGTGAAATTACAGATGTACACATGTTTGATAGTGTTCTGAGGGAATGTCAGATTGAGCAGCTGTATGCGAAACAATACAATGCTCCGAGTGGGAACGTGCTCAACTGGGATTTTCTGAAGTACAAAATCCATGGGAATGTTGTTGAGAGGTACACGTACCAGGAATACTCTAAAAAAGTCTCTGACACCTGCAAATGA
- the LOC128634259 gene encoding golgin subfamily A member 6-like protein 22 isoform X1: MLVAIVLLRELNKFPYNECRIFCFICILYDTVSVLLYLGLSSPDTPETYDYRPVKEMGTATGNNPSQTIEDTTKQTCKIKKNKKEKKEKHLHMKVSYEKKEKNLEAREIAVEKRETHQNRIEIHLEEREKHLNEKEMNLAEKEKHLQQKEITLQEKGKHLDGKEVQFEEKEKHLDGKEMNLAEKEKHLQQRGIHLQEKEKHLDGKEVQFEEKEKQLFVREINLGKRSKYLEGRETRLQERTKHLEEKDISLEESLKHLLGRENSLQERTKHLEEKEVSLDERLKHLLGRENSLQERGKCLDGREVQLEKREMRIDRRESRVDEREQRLEGKEIRLEEKEKNLAQHDLRHLNSADRENEKQERSSFMKSSKKQKREHPDEEEKEHSVDE, translated from the exons ATGCTGGTGGCCATTGTGCTGCTCAGAGAGTTAAACAAGTTTCCTTATAATGAATGCAGAATATTctgttttatatgtattttatatgatACCGTCTCTGTTTTACTATATCTAGGTCTAAGTTCTCCTGACACACCAGAAACATATGATTATCGCCCAGTAAAAG aaatggGCACAGCTACTGGGAACAATCCCTCACAGACCATAGAGGATACAACAAAGCAAACgtgcaaaatcaagaaaaataagaaggaaaagaaagaaaaacatctgcATATGAAAGTTAgttatgaaaagaaagaaaagaatctgGAAGCAAGAGAGATTGCTGTAGAAAAGAGAGAAACTCatcagaatagaatagaaattcatctggaagagagagaaaagcatctgaatgaaaaagaaatgaatttagcagaaaaagaaaagcatctaCAACAAAAAGAAATTACTTTGCAAGAGAAAGGAAAGCATCTGGATGGAAAAGAAGTTCAgtttgaagaaaaagaaaagcatctggatggaaaagaaatgaatttagcagaaaaagaaaagcatctaCAGCAAAGAGGGATTCATttgcaagagaaagaaaagcatCTGGATGGAAAAGAAGTTCAAtttgaagagaaagaaaaacaactgtTTGTAAGAGAGATTAATTTGGGGAAAAGATCAAAATATCTAGAGGGAAGAGAGACTCGCTTGCAAGAGAGAACAAAACATCTGGAAGAAAAAGACATTTCTTTAGAAGAAAGCTTAAAGCATCTGTTGGGGAGAgagaatagtttgcaagagagaacaaaacatctggaagaaaaagaagtttCTTTAGATGAACGTTTAAAGCATCTGTTGGGGAGAgagaatagtttgcaagagagAGGAAAGTGTCTGGATGGAAGAGAGGTTCAACTGGAAAAGAGGGAAATGCGTATAGATAGAAGAGAGAGTCGTGTGGATGAGAGAGAACAGCGCCTGGAGGGAAAGGAGATTCGTttggaagagaaagaaaaaaatcttgcaCAACATGACCTGAGACATCTTAATTCTGCAGatagagaaaatgaaaaacaggaaagAAGTTCATTCATGAAAAGTTCCAAGAAGCAAAAGAGAGAACATCCtgatgaagaagagaaagagcacTCTGTTGATGAGTAA
- the LOC128634259 gene encoding golgin subfamily A member 6-like protein 22 isoform X2 has product METRQTLSKLTGLSSPDTPETYDYRPVKEMGTATGNNPSQTIEDTTKQTCKIKKNKKEKKEKHLHMKVSYEKKEKNLEAREIAVEKRETHQNRIEIHLEEREKHLNEKEMNLAEKEKHLQQKEITLQEKGKHLDGKEVQFEEKEKHLDGKEMNLAEKEKHLQQRGIHLQEKEKHLDGKEVQFEEKEKQLFVREINLGKRSKYLEGRETRLQERTKHLEEKDISLEESLKHLLGRENSLQERTKHLEEKEVSLDERLKHLLGRENSLQERGKCLDGREVQLEKREMRIDRRESRVDEREQRLEGKEIRLEEKEKNLAQHDLRHLNSADRENEKQERSSFMKSSKKQKREHPDEEEKEHSVDE; this is encoded by the exons ATGGAAACGAGACAAACACTGAGCAAACTCACAG GTCTAAGTTCTCCTGACACACCAGAAACATATGATTATCGCCCAGTAAAAG aaatggGCACAGCTACTGGGAACAATCCCTCACAGACCATAGAGGATACAACAAAGCAAACgtgcaaaatcaagaaaaataagaaggaaaagaaagaaaaacatctgcATATGAAAGTTAgttatgaaaagaaagaaaagaatctgGAAGCAAGAGAGATTGCTGTAGAAAAGAGAGAAACTCatcagaatagaatagaaattcatctggaagagagagaaaagcatctgaatgaaaaagaaatgaatttagcagaaaaagaaaagcatctaCAACAAAAAGAAATTACTTTGCAAGAGAAAGGAAAGCATCTGGATGGAAAAGAAGTTCAgtttgaagaaaaagaaaagcatctggatggaaaagaaatgaatttagcagaaaaagaaaagcatctaCAGCAAAGAGGGATTCATttgcaagagaaagaaaagcatCTGGATGGAAAAGAAGTTCAAtttgaagagaaagaaaaacaactgtTTGTAAGAGAGATTAATTTGGGGAAAAGATCAAAATATCTAGAGGGAAGAGAGACTCGCTTGCAAGAGAGAACAAAACATCTGGAAGAAAAAGACATTTCTTTAGAAGAAAGCTTAAAGCATCTGTTGGGGAGAgagaatagtttgcaagagagaacaaaacatctggaagaaaaagaagtttCTTTAGATGAACGTTTAAAGCATCTGTTGGGGAGAgagaatagtttgcaagagagAGGAAAGTGTCTGGATGGAAGAGAGGTTCAACTGGAAAAGAGGGAAATGCGTATAGATAGAAGAGAGAGTCGTGTGGATGAGAGAGAACAGCGCCTGGAGGGAAAGGAGATTCGTttggaagagaaagaaaaaaatcttgcaCAACATGACCTGAGACATCTTAATTCTGCAGatagagaaaatgaaaaacaggaaagAAGTTCATTCATGAAAAGTTCCAAGAAGCAAAAGAGAGAACATCCtgatgaagaagagaaagagcacTCTGTTGATGAGTAA
- the LOC128634259 gene encoding golgin subfamily A member 6-like protein 22 isoform X3: MGTATGNNPSQTIEDTTKQTCKIKKNKKEKKEKHLHMKVSYEKKEKNLEAREIAVEKRETHQNRIEIHLEEREKHLNEKEMNLAEKEKHLQQKEITLQEKGKHLDGKEVQFEEKEKHLDGKEMNLAEKEKHLQQRGIHLQEKEKHLDGKEVQFEEKEKQLFVREINLGKRSKYLEGRETRLQERTKHLEEKDISLEESLKHLLGRENSLQERTKHLEEKEVSLDERLKHLLGRENSLQERGKCLDGREVQLEKREMRIDRRESRVDEREQRLEGKEIRLEEKEKNLAQHDLRHLNSADRENEKQERSSFMKSSKKQKREHPDEEEKEHSVDE, encoded by the coding sequence atggGCACAGCTACTGGGAACAATCCCTCACAGACCATAGAGGATACAACAAAGCAAACgtgcaaaatcaagaaaaataagaaggaaaagaaagaaaaacatctgcATATGAAAGTTAgttatgaaaagaaagaaaagaatctgGAAGCAAGAGAGATTGCTGTAGAAAAGAGAGAAACTCatcagaatagaatagaaattcatctggaagagagagaaaagcatctgaatgaaaaagaaatgaatttagcagaaaaagaaaagcatctaCAACAAAAAGAAATTACTTTGCAAGAGAAAGGAAAGCATCTGGATGGAAAAGAAGTTCAgtttgaagaaaaagaaaagcatctggatggaaaagaaatgaatttagcagaaaaagaaaagcatctaCAGCAAAGAGGGATTCATttgcaagagaaagaaaagcatCTGGATGGAAAAGAAGTTCAAtttgaagagaaagaaaaacaactgtTTGTAAGAGAGATTAATTTGGGGAAAAGATCAAAATATCTAGAGGGAAGAGAGACTCGCTTGCAAGAGAGAACAAAACATCTGGAAGAAAAAGACATTTCTTTAGAAGAAAGCTTAAAGCATCTGTTGGGGAGAgagaatagtttgcaagagagaacaaaacatctggaagaaaaagaagtttCTTTAGATGAACGTTTAAAGCATCTGTTGGGGAGAgagaatagtttgcaagagagAGGAAAGTGTCTGGATGGAAGAGAGGTTCAACTGGAAAAGAGGGAAATGCGTATAGATAGAAGAGAGAGTCGTGTGGATGAGAGAGAACAGCGCCTGGAGGGAAAGGAGATTCGTttggaagagaaagaaaaaaatcttgcaCAACATGACCTGAGACATCTTAATTCTGCAGatagagaaaatgaaaaacaggaaagAAGTTCATTCATGAAAAGTTCCAAGAAGCAAAAGAGAGAACATCCtgatgaagaagagaaagagcacTCTGTTGATGAGTAA